In Pseudomonas putida, a genomic segment contains:
- a CDS encoding LysR substrate-binding domain-containing protein codes for MNYRHLTPSMSLLLAFEAAARHESYTRAAAELSLTQSAVSRQVQALEQQLGLTLFRREGRQVQLTDVGRLYQRELSEALGRIRSATLQALAYQSGVGTLRLATLPTFGSKWLLPRLHAFYSAHPGMLVHIHSRIEAINFATSEIDAAIGVASHDLPGLICHRLHAEELVVILPPQAAGDDHGWGPSRISEEVLLNVANNPHAWGEWFSHHGLPHRAMRLGPSFELTSHLIQAVRAGIGIGLVPRILVEEELAKGELFSPGEAFASQRSYYLIYPPRNEALPSLRAFRGWLLEQI; via the coding sequence ATGAATTACCGACACCTCACTCCGTCGATGTCGCTACTGCTGGCTTTCGAGGCTGCTGCCCGGCATGAAAGCTACACCCGCGCAGCCGCTGAACTGTCGCTGACCCAAAGCGCCGTGAGCCGCCAGGTGCAGGCCCTGGAGCAGCAACTGGGGCTGACCTTGTTCCGCCGCGAAGGCCGCCAGGTGCAGTTGACCGATGTCGGCCGGCTGTACCAGCGCGAGCTGAGCGAGGCACTCGGGCGCATCCGCAGCGCGACCTTGCAGGCGTTGGCCTACCAGTCCGGGGTCGGCACCCTGCGCCTGGCGACGCTGCCGACCTTCGGTTCCAAGTGGCTGTTGCCGCGCCTGCATGCGTTTTACAGCGCGCATCCGGGCATGCTGGTGCATATTCATTCACGAATCGAAGCCATCAACTTCGCTACCAGCGAAATCGACGCCGCCATCGGCGTGGCCAGCCACGACCTGCCTGGGTTGATCTGCCATCGCCTGCATGCCGAGGAGCTGGTGGTGATACTGCCGCCGCAGGCTGCTGGCGATGACCACGGCTGGGGGCCATCGCGGATCAGCGAAGAGGTGCTGCTGAACGTGGCCAACAACCCGCATGCCTGGGGCGAGTGGTTCTCCCACCACGGCCTGCCGCACCGGGCAATGCGCCTGGGGCCGAGTTTCGAGCTGACCTCGCACTTGATCCAGGCGGTGCGGGCGGGGATCGGCATTGGGCTGGTGCCACGGATTCTGGTGGAGGAAGAGCTGGCCAAGGGCGAGTTGTTCAGCCCTGGGGAAGCGTTTGCCAGCCAGCGCAGCTATTACCTGATCTATCCGCCGAGGAACGAGGCGTTGCCTTCGCTGCGGGCGTTTCGCGGTTGGTTGTTGGAGCAGATCTGA